In the genome of Fluviispira vulneris, one region contains:
- a CDS encoding response regulator — MDTAENEVTGRILVVDDEDGLASAIEDLLSESFDWVETANNGQDALDKHKKEPFNVILSDLRMPILDGLDFLRQLRSFDIETPFIILTAYGDQEATISALKLGAFDFLNKPFAPHVLVNRVQEALNYSLAIKQAKKDIQNFTETVQMEQYISPRVKHAAQKLLAMQNIRVIFSNTNTKKINK; from the coding sequence ATGGACACAGCTGAAAATGAAGTAACGGGACGTATTTTAGTTGTGGACGATGAAGATGGCCTAGCCAGTGCCATAGAGGATCTTCTGAGCGAATCATTTGATTGGGTTGAAACGGCCAATAATGGGCAAGATGCATTGGATAAACATAAAAAGGAACCCTTTAATGTGATACTCTCTGATCTACGTATGCCTATTTTAGATGGTTTAGACTTTTTACGCCAATTGCGTAGTTTCGATATTGAAACTCCATTTATAATTTTAACTGCTTATGGTGATCAGGAAGCTACAATTTCAGCTCTTAAGCTCGGAGCATTTGATTTTCTAAATAAACCTTTCGCACCGCATGTTTTAGTCAATCGTGTGCAGGAAGCTTTAAATTATTCTCTGGCGATAAAGCAAGCCAAAAAAGATATTCAAAATTTTACAGAAACAGTGCAAATGGAGCAGTATATTTCTCCAAGAGTTAAGCATGCAGCACAAAAATTATTAGCTATGCAAAATATTAGAGTCATTTTTTCAAATACAAATACTAAAAAAATCAATAAATAA
- a CDS encoding chemotaxis protein CheA, translating to MTNIIKTEEEFLTELKKSFLIECDFMLEECEEAFMNLENVGSKQEELNRIFRLVHSMKGSSGSIGFLHFSHFAHAAEELLCILRVKEELCSTEIISLLLEINDRLKSFVATLKLDLTAEPNCVDLVERINKFVSLNHLPDQNGNISNIGTNISGNKDEGFYVFEENMPKNTTAEKVVNNSEELLFNSMQKQEKNSENLSILSKCADENTDVEQKNIIHDNVNYEIKNNNLMKAMSEKEQNQSKSAIVKLSADRIDSVLDLVGELVVVKSQLICNEILTVNQDQHLSSLLVLLDKIVRELQEKALSMRMTSIRPLFLKVNRAVRDLSLKLNKPVDFTMTGEETEIDRAVFESLGDPLMHLCRNALDHGIENKEDRLAKGKNEIGKINLAAGYQSGRVFIDIEDDGGGIIREKVIKRALLKGLLPNNENHMHMSDAQVYDLLFAPGFSTAEVVSEISGRGVGLDVVKSHIEQVKGNIEITSRPGEGTRFRLWIPLTTAIADAMKVRVNNDVYALPMENICELLQPDFHSITRLSNKNEVIQVRGNFLPLIRLRKWVKNEMNSTESEAIDGTQTVVVVEERGTQVALLVDEVLGQSQIVIKGLGDVFKHVKGIGGGAILGDGKVGLILDLEGLISSAHKDKNHNISYEKKLNPQKLSEAN from the coding sequence ATGACAAATATAATAAAAACAGAAGAAGAATTCCTCACTGAGTTAAAAAAATCATTTCTAATAGAATGTGATTTTATGTTAGAAGAATGTGAAGAAGCTTTTATGAACCTTGAAAATGTGGGAAGTAAACAAGAAGAACTTAATCGTATATTTCGCTTAGTTCATTCAATGAAAGGGTCTTCTGGTTCAATAGGATTTTTGCATTTTAGTCACTTTGCTCATGCTGCGGAAGAATTATTATGTATATTAAGAGTAAAAGAAGAACTATGCTCAACGGAAATTATTTCTCTTCTTTTAGAAATTAACGATCGCTTAAAAAGCTTTGTGGCAACATTAAAACTAGACTTAACAGCAGAACCAAATTGTGTTGATTTGGTTGAACGAATCAATAAATTTGTCAGTCTAAATCATTTGCCTGATCAAAATGGAAATATAAGCAATATTGGAACGAATATTTCTGGAAACAAAGATGAAGGGTTTTATGTATTTGAAGAAAATATGCCTAAAAATACGACTGCTGAGAAAGTAGTAAATAATAGTGAAGAATTGCTCTTTAATTCAATGCAGAAACAGGAGAAAAATTCTGAAAATTTAAGTATTTTATCTAAGTGCGCAGACGAGAACACCGACGTAGAGCAAAAAAATATAATTCATGATAATGTAAATTATGAAATAAAAAATAATAATTTAATGAAAGCAATGAGTGAAAAGGAACAAAATCAAAGTAAATCCGCAATTGTTAAGTTAAGTGCAGATAGAATTGATTCTGTTTTAGATTTAGTTGGCGAATTGGTAGTCGTAAAAAGTCAATTGATATGTAATGAAATTTTAACTGTTAACCAGGATCAACATTTGAGCTCACTTCTCGTTTTACTGGATAAAATCGTACGCGAATTGCAGGAAAAAGCTCTATCAATGCGTATGACTTCTATTAGACCTTTATTTCTAAAAGTAAATAGAGCTGTGCGTGATCTCTCCCTCAAACTAAATAAACCTGTTGATTTTACTATGACAGGTGAAGAAACAGAAATCGATCGCGCAGTTTTTGAGTCACTGGGTGATCCTCTTATGCATTTGTGTCGTAATGCTCTCGATCATGGCATTGAAAACAAAGAAGATCGGCTCGCAAAAGGAAAGAATGAAATTGGGAAAATCAATCTTGCTGCGGGCTACCAATCAGGAAGAGTTTTTATTGATATAGAGGATGATGGTGGCGGGATTATAAGAGAAAAGGTAATTAAAAGAGCTTTATTAAAAGGACTTTTACCGAATAATGAAAATCATATGCATATGAGCGATGCACAAGTTTATGATTTATTATTTGCTCCTGGTTTTTCGACAGCTGAAGTCGTCAGTGAGATTTCGGGGCGTGGGGTCGGACTTGATGTGGTGAAATCACATATTGAACAAGTAAAAGGTAATATTGAAATAACGAGTCGCCCAGGTGAGGGAACACGTTTCCGCTTGTGGATTCCATTAACGACCGCCATAGCTGATGCGATGAAAGTTAGAGTCAACAATGATGTTTATGCTCTTCCCATGGAGAATATCTGCGAGCTTTTGCAACCTGATTTTCATTCTATTACCCGCTTAAGTAATAAAAATGAAGTGATTCAAGTGCGTGGCAATTTTCTTCCTCTCATCCGACTGAGAAAATGGGTAAAAAATGAAATGAATTCAACAGAAAGTGAAGCTATCGATGGAACGCAAACTGTGGTTGTGGTTGAAGAAAGAGGCACACAAGTGGCCTTGTTGGTTGATGAAGTTTTAGGGCAAAGTCAAATTGTGATTAAGGGCTTAGGCGATGTTTTTAAACATGTGAAAGGCATTGGCGGAGGAGCTATCCTCGGTGATGGAAAAGTGGGTCTAATACTTGATTTAGAAGGACTTATATCTAGCGCACATAAAGATAAAAATCATAATATATCCTATGAGAAAAAATTAAATCCACAAAAATTATCCGAAGCAAATTGA
- a CDS encoding CheR family methyltransferase, whose translation MKDFDEESMQLHIPNNALNIENGIEENIFNKISNFLKNHSGINLPYSDKNQTLLASRTVRILKQFHLKNYRELYAKLVEGDQVIINEFILSMTTNMTSFFREKHHFDLMPNLIHEILEKKKKQCLYDIRVWCSASSTGEEPYTIAMILDETIPKNEGWQLHFLSTDIDTNVLNKASIGLYGEKEMSQVPAHYIERYFEKGKGQYIGSYRVIKEIREKINFALFNLIEEYYPFQHKFDIIFCRNVLIYFEKEQVAKTIKQFENCLNYDGYLLLGHSESILNGPESLKSIAPSVYKKCKIAEGIG comes from the coding sequence ATGAAAGATTTTGATGAAGAATCTATGCAGTTACATATCCCAAATAATGCTTTAAATATAGAAAATGGAATTGAAGAAAATATTTTCAACAAAATATCTAATTTTTTAAAAAATCATTCAGGAATAAATTTACCTTATAGTGATAAAAATCAGACTTTACTTGCGAGTCGGACTGTTCGCATTCTAAAGCAATTTCATTTAAAAAATTATAGAGAATTGTATGCAAAATTAGTTGAAGGTGATCAGGTAATAATAAACGAATTTATTTTATCAATGACAACAAATATGACCAGTTTTTTTCGTGAAAAACATCATTTTGATTTAATGCCAAATTTAATTCACGAAATTTTAGAAAAGAAAAAAAAACAATGCCTTTATGATATAAGAGTTTGGTGCTCAGCATCGAGTACTGGTGAAGAACCTTATACTATAGCAATGATTTTAGATGAAACTATTCCAAAAAATGAAGGATGGCAGTTGCATTTTCTTTCTACAGATATCGATACAAATGTTTTAAATAAAGCAAGTATTGGTCTATATGGTGAAAAAGAAATGTCACAAGTTCCTGCTCATTATATTGAACGTTATTTTGAAAAGGGTAAAGGACAATATATTGGGTCTTACAGAGTGATTAAAGAAATAAGAGAAAAAATAAATTTTGCATTGTTTAATCTGATTGAAGAATATTATCCATTTCAACATAAATTCGATATTATTTTTTGTAGAAATGTATTGATATATTTTGAAAAAGAACAAGTTGCAAAAACAATAAAACAATTTGAGAATTGTTTAAATTATGATGGATATTTATTACTCGGCCATTCTGAATCTATTTTAAATGGCCCCGAATCTCTAAAATCCATCGCGCCATCTGTTTATAAAAAATGCAAAATAGCAGAAGGAATAGGATGA
- a CDS encoding chemotaxis protein CheD, which yields MKSIFLYPGHAYVTNEPTTITTVLGSCVAVALFCPEKKIGGLNHFLLPRPMEENDSSLKYGCNAINYLSKKLQAELRGESCKIEAKFYGGGNIIGANIFKESVGELNVEMAFMELEKLKIPVIDYNVGGNLSRKIKFITNTFEVFHEFVE from the coding sequence ATGAAATCTATTTTTTTATATCCAGGACATGCTTATGTAACAAATGAGCCCACAACGATTACAACTGTCTTAGGTTCTTGCGTTGCTGTGGCATTATTTTGTCCTGAAAAAAAAATTGGTGGATTAAATCATTTTTTATTGCCTAGACCAATGGAAGAAAATGACTCGAGTTTGAAATATGGATGTAATGCCATAAATTATCTCTCAAAAAAATTACAGGCTGAATTAAGAGGAGAATCGTGTAAAATTGAAGCTAAATTCTATGGAGGCGGAAATATAATAGGGGCAAACATTTTTAAAGAAAGTGTTGGTGAACTAAATGTTGAAATGGCCTTTATGGAATTGGAAAAACTAAAAATTCCTGTGATAGACTACAATGTAGGTGGGAATTTGAGTCGTAAAATTAAGTTTATAACAAACACTTTTGAAGTTTTTCATGAGTTCGTTGAATAA
- a CDS encoding protein-glutamate methylesterase/protein-glutamine glutaminase: MQTERKIRVLIVDDSNIVRQLFAHMLSSDPGIEVVGFAPDPYVAREKLVELKPDVMTLDIQMPNMDGLTFLEKVMEHFPIPTIVISSYAKENSQTALRALSIGAVDIFAKPILDKKTPMELVGAELIAKVRAAAGANVSNIRAMNISDPLKTNVKKAQPSKTTKNNRIILAIAASTGGTEALKHLLSHMPEDIPGTVIVQHMLKEFTKGFADTLNSICPFEVKEAESNDIVHSGRVLIAPGGFHMILARHGTQFCVRLKDGPLLHGVKPAADPLFSSVAQLVGKNAIGVVLTGMGYDGAQGLLEMKNAGSYNIVQDEKTSVVFGMPKEAIEIGASHIVLPLQKIAKSIMDACINRELKQNKTLPI, encoded by the coding sequence ATGCAAACCGAGAGAAAAATAAGGGTGCTTATCGTTGATGATTCTAATATTGTTCGCCAACTTTTTGCTCATATGCTTTCCTCAGATCCAGGGATCGAAGTTGTGGGATTTGCACCAGATCCTTATGTTGCTCGGGAAAAACTTGTTGAGTTAAAACCTGATGTCATGACTCTTGATATCCAAATGCCTAACATGGATGGTCTCACATTTTTAGAAAAAGTAATGGAGCATTTTCCCATTCCAACTATAGTTATTAGTAGTTATGCCAAAGAAAACTCTCAAACTGCACTAAGAGCCCTGTCGATTGGGGCTGTGGATATATTTGCAAAACCTATCTTAGATAAAAAGACTCCTATGGAATTGGTTGGCGCTGAACTCATTGCAAAAGTGCGAGCTGCAGCGGGTGCAAATGTATCAAATATCCGTGCAATGAATATTTCTGATCCTTTAAAAACCAATGTTAAAAAGGCGCAACCTTCAAAAACAACTAAAAATAACAGAATTATATTGGCAATTGCAGCATCTACAGGCGGTACTGAAGCTCTCAAGCACCTCTTATCACATATGCCAGAAGATATTCCCGGCACAGTTATCGTTCAGCACATGCTTAAAGAATTTACCAAAGGTTTTGCTGACACTCTGAATAGCATTTGTCCGTTTGAAGTAAAGGAAGCGGAGTCTAACGACATTGTACACTCTGGACGTGTGTTAATTGCCCCTGGTGGATTTCACATGATTTTAGCTCGGCATGGGACGCAGTTTTGTGTGCGTTTAAAAGACGGTCCTCTTTTACATGGAGTGAAGCCTGCAGCCGATCCACTTTTTTCATCTGTCGCTCAATTGGTCGGTAAGAATGCAATCGGAGTGGTTTTAACTGGAATGGGATATGATGGTGCCCAAGGGTTACTAGAAATGAAAAATGCTGGTAGCTATAATATTGTGCAAGATGAAAAAACGAGTGTGGTCTTTGGTATGCCCAAAGAAGCGATAGAAATAGGAGCCTCTCATATCGTTTTACCATTACAGAAAATTGCGAAAAGTATAATGGATGCTTGTATCAATCGAGAATTAAAACAAAATAAAACTCTACCTATTTAA
- a CDS encoding chemotaxis protein CheW codes for MNEEINESIKGRYLSFFLGKEMYAAPIENIWEVNAMIEFTAVPQTPPFVKGVLNLRGKVIPVIDLCCKLNLAPTTFNRYTCIVVMQAHTRQIGVIIDSVDSVIEVPKESIKSNHSFSEENDMKYISGMGNIEGKSLIILNIESILSDEELLIK; via the coding sequence ATGAATGAAGAAATAAATGAGAGTATCAAGGGTCGTTATCTTAGTTTTTTCTTGGGTAAAGAAATGTATGCAGCGCCCATAGAGAATATCTGGGAAGTAAACGCTATGATCGAATTCACAGCCGTACCACAAACACCTCCTTTTGTGAAAGGCGTGTTAAATTTAAGAGGTAAAGTGATTCCTGTCATCGATCTCTGTTGTAAATTGAATTTAGCACCAACCACTTTTAATCGCTATACGTGCATCGTTGTAATGCAAGCTCATACTAGACAAATTGGTGTGATAATAGATTCCGTTGATTCTGTAATTGAAGTGCCAAAAGAAAGTATCAAGTCGAATCATTCATTTTCAGAAGAAAATGATATGAAATATATCTCAGGCATGGGTAATATTGAAGGTAAAAGCCTTATCATTCTTAATATAGAAAGCATTCTCTCCGATGAAGAACTCCTAATTAAATAG
- a CDS encoding methyl-accepting chemotaxis protein gives MAIADWLHGIRGRMLRLIFIPVVILIGFSIYSYQKLSESSKTLTYMTLIRIPSTINTERMIGQVHATIRFAQAIFISSSQEEILANFKKTQESLLALQKLKEEFDSTPHTGKIAEVYLSVEPKLIQFNKFGNEFVNIMKKNEYNMSLEVKILLHEKLYPLAVELEESISQMQKTRIVLTREIGENANTDINNYRNILLISGPLFTLFLLFYSIAVVRNICNKIIDRTSKLLISSEETFLSSEKMKKASETISHGATSSASSLEETVSSLEELSSMVKQNANNAKEVNKLAQIAKSSAEEGEKEILELCAAMNEVAESSKKVNEIIGVIDSIAFQTNLLALNAAVEAARAGEHGKGFAVVAEAVRNLAQRSASAANDITILIKESVEKSGKGVMVASHSSETLHEIVTNSKKVSELITEIANANNEQAVGISQISKAMNQLDQITQANAGIAEQSLDISEEVSLRSKEVTKIVSDLQYVVEGVKKESLNEVNILQLQNRKMQNNKQSNIRANNLTYRKLKTEKAEKNNFVTKTSLSKLQKNNSHLNENMNPVNTAVSSDSSIKKSAKQLIPFDSDKEGFDDEPKPNIGTIQGF, from the coding sequence ATGGCTATAGCGGATTGGCTCCATGGAATACGTGGAAGAATGCTAAGATTAATTTTTATACCAGTCGTTATTTTAATAGGCTTCAGCATTTATTCTTATCAAAAACTTTCTGAATCCTCCAAGACTCTTACATATATGACACTGATAAGAATCCCATCGACAATAAATACAGAAAGAATGATTGGACAAGTGCACGCTACAATCCGTTTTGCCCAAGCTATTTTTATCTCGAGTTCACAAGAGGAAATTTTAGCTAATTTTAAGAAAACTCAGGAGAGTCTTTTAGCATTGCAAAAACTTAAAGAAGAATTTGACAGTACTCCACACACTGGGAAAATAGCTGAAGTATATTTATCTGTTGAGCCTAAGCTTATTCAATTTAATAAATTTGGCAATGAATTTGTTAATATTATGAAAAAAAATGAATACAATATGAGTTTAGAAGTAAAGATATTATTGCATGAAAAGCTTTACCCTCTCGCAGTTGAGCTCGAAGAATCAATCTCGCAAATGCAAAAAACAAGAATCGTTTTAACCAGAGAAATTGGCGAAAATGCCAATACAGATATTAATAACTATCGAAACATTCTTTTAATCAGCGGACCATTATTTACTTTGTTTTTACTATTTTATAGTATAGCCGTTGTAAGAAATATCTGCAATAAAATCATAGACAGAACAAGCAAACTCTTAATTTCAAGTGAAGAAACTTTTCTCTCAAGTGAAAAAATGAAAAAAGCAAGTGAAACAATTTCTCATGGAGCGACTTCAAGTGCTTCTTCTTTAGAGGAAACTGTGAGTTCGCTAGAAGAGCTTTCCAGTATGGTCAAACAAAATGCCAACAACGCAAAAGAAGTGAATAAACTGGCACAAATTGCTAAAAGTTCTGCTGAAGAAGGAGAAAAAGAAATTCTTGAACTTTGTGCAGCTATGAATGAAGTTGCTGAATCGAGTAAAAAAGTAAATGAAATAATTGGAGTCATCGACTCGATAGCTTTTCAAACCAATTTACTCGCTTTAAATGCTGCCGTTGAGGCTGCGCGCGCAGGGGAGCACGGCAAAGGTTTTGCGGTTGTGGCTGAGGCTGTGCGCAATTTAGCCCAAAGAAGTGCTTCAGCAGCAAATGATATTACGATTTTGATTAAAGAAAGTGTAGAAAAAAGTGGAAAAGGCGTGATGGTGGCAAGCCATAGCTCCGAAACTTTGCATGAAATAGTAACGAATTCAAAAAAAGTTTCGGAGCTCATAACAGAAATTGCGAATGCAAACAATGAACAAGCAGTGGGAATTTCTCAAATTAGCAAAGCAATGAATCAGTTGGATCAAATCACACAAGCAAATGCGGGTATAGCTGAACAATCTTTAGATATCAGTGAGGAAGTGAGTTTGCGCTCAAAAGAAGTCACTAAAATAGTTTCTGATTTACAATATGTTGTCGAAGGGGTTAAAAAAGAGTCTTTGAACGAAGTAAATATTTTGCAACTTCAAAATAGAAAAATGCAAAACAATAAGCAGAGTAATATTAGGGCAAATAATTTGACTTATAGAAAATTAAAAACAGAAAAAGCTGAAAAAAATAATTTTGTTACAAAAACTTCTTTATCTAAATTGCAGAAAAACAATTCTCACTTAAACGAGAATATGAACCCTGTAAACACAGCAGTATCTTCTGATTCTTCTATAAAAAAATCAGCAAAACAATTGATTCCATTTGATTCAGATAAAGAAGGTTTTGATGATGAGCCAAAACCAAATATTGGCACAATCCAGGGATTTTAA
- a CDS encoding chemotaxis protein CheW, which yields MSAKSQKCASEGRYLSFQLGQEIFALEIKCVSEIIGMDKITELPDTEKYVKGVINLRGHIIPIMDLRLKLHLIETEYSKQTCIIIVDTGTNKVGIIVDSVQDVLDFTNKQIDITPEICSVSNLGIVTGIGKVQEKNVILVDMFAILASAKINFEKLRV from the coding sequence ATGTCTGCAAAGTCTCAAAAATGTGCATCTGAAGGGCGCTATTTAAGTTTTCAATTGGGACAAGAAATATTTGCCCTTGAAATAAAATGTGTCTCAGAAATCATTGGAATGGATAAAATTACAGAGCTTCCTGATACCGAAAAATATGTCAAAGGCGTTATTAATTTACGTGGACATATAATTCCAATAATGGATTTGCGTCTTAAACTACATTTAATTGAAACAGAGTATTCAAAACAAACTTGTATCATAATCGTAGATACCGGGACAAATAAAGTTGGTATTATTGTCGACTCTGTTCAAGATGTCTTAGATTTTACCAATAAGCAAATTGACATAACTCCAGAAATTTGTAGTGTTTCAAATCTTGGAATTGTAACAGGAATTGGTAAAGTTCAAGAAAAGAATGTCATTTTAGTTGATATGTTTGCTATTTTAGCCTCTGCTAAAATAAATTTTGAAAAATTGAGAGTTTAA
- a CDS encoding PAS domain-containing sensor histidine kinase, which yields MSINLKEEEFQNPIALSDSYSAKEIILQTLITSIDDPFLVIDSNGIIEHCSSGKNSIIFDSLQARNINELKNFDNLYTEIFSIYEKISESKKNIIIEYNQSETSEFYLITATFLNYNIHNLNFILVKVKDFSSEKKYEKSLQSAFLFYEKQSYALNSAASISITDKSGNIIFVNENFCKLSGYTSQELLGKNHNILNSHTHSRAFFADLWRTILKGNSWKGEIQNRDKNGSLYWIETTIVPIKNENDEIIQFIAIRYDITEKKKNESLMIHTANMASLGEMAGGLAHEINNPLTIILGKIYHIERKIECTDFDKDKIKENFNIIDKSLARIAKIVSEFLKFAKHSDYEAMQCIPIAQIIESALYFCREKFRTNGIEIYLDNICQSAIYCKPIKISQVILNLLNNSYEAIANLPDKWIEISILENSPDVISIAVTDSGLGINENILPHMFKPFYSKKETTPGLGLSIAKGIIEEHKGTIHYDLNSENTRFIVTLARFKS from the coding sequence ATGTCAATAAACCTCAAAGAAGAAGAATTTCAAAATCCAATTGCACTCAGTGATAGTTATTCTGCGAAAGAAATCATACTCCAAACTTTAATCACAAGTATCGATGATCCTTTTTTAGTTATTGATTCAAATGGAATTATTGAACATTGTTCTTCTGGAAAAAACTCGATTATATTTGACAGCTTACAGGCTAGAAATATAAATGAATTAAAAAACTTTGATAATTTATATACTGAAATTTTTTCAATTTATGAAAAAATTTCAGAAAGTAAAAAAAATATTATAATTGAATATAATCAAAGTGAAACTTCGGAATTTTATTTAATAACAGCTACATTCTTAAATTACAATATACATAATTTAAATTTTATTCTAGTTAAAGTTAAAGATTTTTCATCTGAAAAAAAGTATGAAAAGTCTTTACAATCTGCATTTTTATTTTATGAAAAACAAAGTTATGCTTTAAATTCTGCAGCAAGCATAAGTATTACAGATAAAAGTGGAAATATTATTTTCGTCAATGAAAATTTCTGCAAATTAAGTGGATATACAAGTCAAGAACTTTTAGGAAAAAATCATAATATTTTAAATTCCCACACTCATTCTAGAGCGTTTTTTGCCGACCTTTGGCGCACTATCTTAAAAGGAAACAGTTGGAAGGGTGAAATTCAGAATAGAGACAAAAATGGGTCACTTTATTGGATAGAAACAACGATCGTCCCAATTAAAAATGAAAACGATGAGATCATTCAATTTATTGCTATTCGCTATGATATTACAGAAAAGAAGAAAAACGAATCTCTGATGATTCATACCGCAAATATGGCTTCTCTTGGTGAAATGGCTGGTGGTTTAGCACATGAAATAAACAATCCTCTAACAATTATTCTTGGAAAGATTTATCATATAGAAAGAAAAATAGAATGCACTGACTTTGATAAAGACAAAATAAAAGAGAATTTCAATATTATCGATAAATCTCTTGCACGCATAGCAAAAATTGTTTCTGAATTTTTGAAATTCGCCAAACATTCTGATTATGAAGCTATGCAATGCATTCCTATTGCACAGATTATAGAAAGTGCTCTCTATTTTTGTAGAGAAAAATTTAGAACCAATGGGATTGAAATCTATTTAGATAATATATGCCAGAGTGCTATTTACTGTAAACCCATAAAGATTTCGCAAGTGATATTAAATCTATTAAATAATTCTTATGAAGCAATTGCAAACTTACCAGATAAATGGATTGAAATATCCATTTTAGAAAATTCTCCGGATGTCATATCCATAGCAGTTACCGATAGCGGTCTTGGTATCAATGAAAATATTCTTCCACATATGTTTAAGCCTTTTTATTCTAAAAAAGAAACGACACCAGGATTGGGTTTAAGCATTGCAAAAGGTATTATTGAAGAACATAAGGGAACAATTCATTATGATTTAAACTCAGAAAACACTCGATTTATTGTAACATTAGCAAGGTTTAAATCTTAA
- the asnS gene encoding asparagine--tRNA ligase gives MTTLLSQLTQLADIHADKVSPAHITVAGWVRTKRGSKKFSFIELNDGTCAKSLQIVIDASLENYSEVEKLTTGCSVKIEGELVLSPGKGQKYEMQAKKVHIYGFADPETFPLQKKEMSLEYLREVAHVRPRTSTFSSVFRIRSRVSTAIHRFFEERGFCYAHTPILTTADGEGAGESFKVTNFDFDKLPKTKEGKTDFSQDFFAEPAMLCVTGQLEGELMAMGLNKIYTFGPTFRAENSNTSRHLAEFWMIEPEVAFADLNDNMQLAQDMIRYVVADILKNCSDDIDVCVQKTQHDTREYLQMALERPFVRVSYTEAVDILSKCKRDFENPVFWGCDLKSEHERYLCEEHFKSPTIVFDYPAELKAFYMYLNDDGKTVRAMDILMPGIGEVVGGSQREDRESVLIERMNHLGIDTQSMEWYVSLRRFGTVPHSGFGVGLERLIMWITGMSNIRDVIPFPRTPGNCKY, from the coding sequence ATGACGACTTTACTTTCTCAATTAACTCAGCTTGCCGATATTCATGCGGATAAGGTTTCTCCAGCGCATATCACTGTTGCTGGTTGGGTTAGAACCAAGCGCGGTTCGAAAAAATTTTCTTTTATAGAACTCAATGATGGAACTTGTGCGAAGTCTTTGCAAATAGTGATTGATGCTTCTTTGGAGAATTATTCTGAGGTTGAAAAACTAACGACCGGCTGCTCTGTTAAAATTGAGGGAGAATTGGTTTTAAGTCCTGGAAAAGGACAGAAATATGAAATGCAAGCTAAAAAAGTTCATATTTACGGATTTGCCGATCCTGAGACTTTTCCTCTGCAAAAAAAGGAAATGAGTTTAGAATATTTGCGTGAAGTTGCTCATGTTCGTCCAAGAACATCAACTTTTTCAAGCGTTTTTAGAATAAGAAGCCGAGTGAGCACAGCGATTCATCGTTTTTTTGAAGAACGTGGATTTTGTTATGCACACACCCCAATTTTGACCACAGCAGACGGTGAAGGGGCCGGAGAGTCTTTTAAGGTAACAAATTTTGATTTTGATAAATTACCAAAAACAAAGGAAGGAAAAACTGATTTTTCCCAAGACTTTTTTGCTGAGCCAGCTATGTTGTGTGTAACTGGGCAACTTGAAGGTGAACTGATGGCGATGGGCCTTAATAAAATATATACGTTTGGGCCAACTTTTAGAGCAGAAAATTCAAACACTTCCCGCCATTTGGCTGAATTTTGGATGATTGAACCCGAAGTGGCATTTGCCGATCTCAATGACAACATGCAACTTGCGCAAGATATGATCCGTTATGTTGTGGCGGATATCCTTAAAAATTGTTCAGATGATATTGATGTCTGTGTGCAAAAAACACAGCACGATACTCGAGAATATTTACAAATGGCTCTTGAACGTCCATTTGTTCGCGTAAGTTATACAGAAGCAGTTGATATTTTAAGTAAGTGTAAAAGAGACTTTGAAAACCCAGTTTTTTGGGGATGTGATTTAAAAAGTGAACATGAACGTTACCTTTGTGAAGAGCACTTTAAATCACCTACAATTGTCTTTGATTATCCTGCAGAACTCAAAGCATTTTATATGTATTTAAATGATGATGGCAAAACAGTACGAGCAATGGATATTCTTATGCCTGGAATTGGTGAAGTTGTTGGTGGAAGTCAACGTGAAGACCGCGAAAGTGTGTTGATTGAGCGTATGAATCACTTAGGAATTGATACTCAATCCATGGAATGGTATGTGAGTTTAAGACGTTTTGGAACAGTTCCACACTCCGGTTTTGGCGTTGGCCTTGAAAGGCTGATTATGTGGATCACAGGAATGAGTAATATTCGTGATGTAATTCCCTTTCCACGTACTCCTGGAAACTGTAAATATTAA